Sequence from the Rutidosis leptorrhynchoides isolate AG116_Rl617_1_P2 chromosome 3, CSIRO_AGI_Rlap_v1, whole genome shotgun sequence genome:
GCTAAGCAATATTCAAGCACACacaagactttttacgtggaaaacctctcaaaatcgagagtaaaaatcatgggactcgtaagccacttaaattccactatcatcaacaagagagcaatacaataatctttATCTAGATCAACTAGATGTATACAACATtatcatactcttgaactacaacaatcaacaagtatatgaaacaattaaagacaaaagaggaatgaTTTCACCCAAAAAACTGGAGTCTGATCCAGAAGCTATAACTCGAGCTACAGACCTCTTTAGacaaattcaacggttgaaaaccttggaactgatgtcaggaagacacaacccaaatttgatgaagatccaacggttagatatccggggatcgtcgattttctggactgctgtcactgtagacggaaaTTGAAGATCACACACTTTTTCTTAAAAACTTTCTGCTCTCTTGATCTGGAAATTAGCTGGATAGTTGACTCAAATAATGCCCTTAGATGTTTGACCAGGTCAACCTTCATCTTGAGCCtaatttgttgggcttgggcctTTCATCATGATTGGAAACCAATTTAAACCcaacaatatctttattaatttGGTCATATACAAAACAATCAAATTTTCAATGTGCACAATTTTGTCAATATACAAAACAAAGTTTTCTTTGCAATTGATGGATAAAACATTGATGTCCATTGATTTTTCTTCTCTTGTAACGTCATGATTAACTTATTATCTAAAAAAATTAGTTGAGTCCGACTCATTTCACATTTTATTACTTAGTATTATATTATTTGATTTGTTTTCAATTTCAATATTGTACCGTACAATAATATAACTTCATTCCGAAAAATGTCAAATtatagtttataatatcaaatgagttaTACTTGTCAAAATTGACAAGAGTTAAACTTGTGTAGAAAATAATTAGGAAAAATGAATTCCAAATTTGAATTTGAAATGTAAATCTTCCTAGTTACTATTTACTACTCATGGTAATGACAAAAATGTTCATTTTTAAATGTACCAAGAAAGTTACAATATTGCCAGTTTTAGTATGTTTTTCAAGTTACAATTGGTCATTTTACCTTGAAACTACATGTTGATTTGTATACCTTAACTCAAGTGCTACCTTTTTACTTTAATAGTCCCTGCCCACAACAAAGTTGcagaaaaaaaaaagtaactcaTAAAACAAACTGAGCATCAAATTCACATAATTAGATTTCTGCTCCTTTTCTGTAACTATAAGTGCAGGAAATTATAAAAAGGCATCTTTTACACAAAGCAGGTAATGAATCCAATTTAATATCACATGTAAGAATAGAATAATTAAATCTGTGCCATGCATTCAAAGGTAGTCAAATAGCAAGAAGAAAGGGACCCACTTATTCCCAGAGTTTAAAGTTTTCATATTTTTTTACTTTTATGTGTTTGCAATGCATCAGTCCACCTCAAACTCTTGCTTTAAAATGTGCTGCTAATCATCAAAtactaccttttttttttttttttttaattaatacagTAATAagtaatttgattattattattattattttttttttttttgacaaaagtaACGAAAACTTTATTAATAACCGAGGAAAACATACAAAAAATACATTTTTAACATTTTTACTTTTACATGAAGAACATGTACAATCAACCTTTTTATGTACAGTGCATGAAAGTGAGGAATCTGTCACaacttttctctttttcttttacTTAAAATCAGTTTAGCCCTTTTCAATAGCCAAAATTTCAAAGCTAAAGCTATCTACAACTTTTTATCATATGATATACAAGCCAATATATAAGTAACATTACTGCTTTGCATTGACTAATTCTTGCTCAAGAAACATGATTTACCTTAACCTAGTAAACTATCAGTCTTATGAAATGTCACTAACAAAGTTATCAAAAAGTATAAACAGATGATGAAAGATATAGCATATAAAGTTAATGATTCaggttattttacataattaaaaagGTCAAAGTCATCTACTTGACAAATTTATAATTATCTTTATGCAGAGTCAACATCATTACATCAACTACCAATCCTTTACTTGcaatttaaacttaaattaaagATTATAAGTTTGTAATTGAGCATAAAAAGCTGCATGAGTGTGATTTTCATCTTTAAAGTGGCTAATGGTGCTTTAAGCAATGACAGCTTTTGCCAAAGCATCAATGTTGctttaaacattttttttttttttgccatttGTGTTCTTTGCATTATAAAGATTCACACATGTAGGGCAATTTTCTGCtacttattatttttaaaaatatttacatatgaagTGGAACTTAACCTGTAGTTTAACATAAGTACCATAAGTACCTCAAAAAGATAACTTTCgttacgaaaaaaaaaaaaaaagacgaaaAGAGAGCTTAACATACAATATTATGATGATTAAATAGCATATAGTTTGTTGGAATCATCATTTTCAGAATCTGTGGGTGGCGAGGCTGATCCAGATACCGATTTGCCACTCCTCTCAAGCCTCCGAATCTTAATGTTATTGGCTTCAATTCTATGCATAATAACCCAATAACACATAGTCCCCAACGTCGATGCTAACGTTACTGATCCAATAACTGTAACCCCAACTGCTAACCATCTTTCGTTTCCCACAACGATAAAAGACAGTGCAAGAAACGCAACTGAAACGAACACAGAAGCTAACCACATTAGCTTATTAATAACTGCCATCACTTGTTTTTTAGCTCGTTTCTCCACTACTACAATCGACGTTTGAACCACCACCACTGCTAATGAAATGAATAACGCTAAAGAGTCGGATATCAAGAAAACGATAAATCCCGGTTTTGAAGCTATGTTTCCCTCTCCTAAAGTGAATCCAACCGGGACATCTTTCGGGTCATCGACATACTGTCCAGGCAACTGAAATATAGCAGCAAAAGTAACTGTTGCAATCAAGACAGCAACAACTGTGGTTGAATTGATTGCATTGTTCAGGCCTTCAAGTTGCAATTTATTGATACGTTTTCCAATTCCTTTAACTCTTTTTTGAGTTCGGAGCGTGTGTTCGAGCTGATGATGGACCCCGTGTTTGATGTCACTTACTGTTTGTTTTAGTTCCCGAGCAGTCGGTGTTAATGGTGGTGGTCTGTTTTTTATCGATTTCGCTTTTGGGACGCCGTTTTCTTGTAATATCATCGCGATTTCAGATCTTGCAAACTTTTCTGCTGTGTCAAGTGCTGTTTCACCATATTTGTTAATTATGTTCTTGTTGATTATATCCTTGTGGTTTAGCAATGCACAAACAATCTGCATATAAGTAATTAGCAGGGCATTAATATATGAGATTACTAAATTGATTTAGGGTGTGTTTGTTTACATCTCAATTGAATGGTTCAACATTGAATGCTAAACCATTTAACATTTAGTGCGTTTGTTTCTGAATTGAATGACTGACAAATGGTGCtcaatggttcagcattcagtgttgaaccattcagagcTGGAATTCTATCTCAAGTTTGAATTTTAAAAGCTCTCATTTTGACTTAATAAGTCACATATACTTCTTTAAGATTTAAGAAAGATAGTCATTACATACATGTGTTCGGCCCTTTCGAGTGGTTATATGTAGTGCGGTGTTATCCTTTTTATCAACCATATTTATCAATGCACGATCGGCTGCAATAAGCGCGTTAACAACCTCAACGTTTTGCCCCTTAACTGCCATATGAAGTGCCGTTTGACCCTTCTTATCGGCTCTGCTAACAATTCCTGGTACTTTTTGTAAAAGTGCTTTTACCACCTCCAAATGGCCTTTCCTTGCACAAGAATGCAGAGGCGTTTTAAGGTTGCTTCGTGCGATATTAGCCATGCAACTATTCTTTTCTAAGAGATAATTCACCACCTCAATATGGCCTTGCTCTGATGCAGTGTGCAATGCTGTGCTGTTAGCTTGATCAAAAGTCATTGAAAGCTCTGAATGCATTTCCATAAGAATCTTCAACACCTCTGAAATGAAAATTTCATTAAAGTTACAAAATTTCACTGTAGATCACACTAACTTGATAGGATATAGCAACGAAAATGTGAATACTTAAATGGTAAATAAAAAAATTACAAGCTAGCTTTTATAGACTTATTCATAAACATATTAACTTTTGTTGAAAAACTTGCACAATAGAATATTAAAGTTGATTATAGTTGAAAAGCCTAGACTTTAGACTATATACTGTAATAAAGAAGGAAATTTTATGCTGAGTATGGAAATAATGTAATTAAAAAAGAACAAGCAACACAAGAGTTATGCAATTCATCCCTCCTTTCCAAAAACAGTATTATGCTTTGACTTTTGAGATCAATATTTTTTCTATTTATAGCATTAGCAACCATCACAAGATCACGGTCGTTGGCAGGTCTCGAGTTCAAACTTCATTGTTAAcacaacattttttattttttttttgtgggGGTGGCGGGAAGGAAAGGGTCAAAAACAGTCGGAATTAACCCGATTAGGTCAAAATACTTGCCGGTTAAAGTAAATAGAGAAAAACCTCCAATGTACACCAATTTATTTATAGCATTAGCAAGTTACTCTATTAGTCGTTAAATTAGTACTCTTCAAACATTTTATTAAACCTCATGTTTTTTACATGTTCCTTTTTCTTCTTATGGTTCATACAAAAAACACTAAATGCACATGGCCCACAGGAACTTTATGCATTATGTAGCCCCAAAGAAGCTTGATCCACAATCTCTACCCAATTAGAAACTAAGACCTATATAACCGGACTTTAAGTCATATATACACATTAAGTCAACCGTCAACTTACATCATATATAAATCACATTTAGTACATACAAACAATTAGAAATTCTGTTAATTAATTAAGTTCAAATTAACCGGCCTTACCAAGATTTCCTTGTTTCGCCGCGATATGGAAGGCATCAAACCCGTTCTTGGCCTTAATACTTGCAGCTTCAAAATCGTAATACTTAATCATCTCTTTCACTAATTCAACACAACCATATTCAGCAGCAACATAAAGAGGCGTTTCACCCGATTGATTCTTCTTCAATAACAATTCAATCGACTTTTCTTGATCATAACTACCTAGAATCTTTAAAGCAACTCCTAAGTCGCCTGTCCTAACAGCAATATGCAAACATGTATCATCTTTTTTCTCCATAGTCTTGTTTCTGCTTAAACTTCGATCAAATTTCTTGGTAGCAGCTGGAGAATCCATTGAATCGAGTTTACGAAAAAAAAACCCACTGATTCTATCTCAGTTTTTTCTATAACAAAGAAAGGCACCCATATCACATTATTTTCATAAaactataaagatcaaaactttttCTAGAAGCTCATTAAGAATACAAGAAATATATAGGTGGATTAAAGATATAGATAATATAGTAGCCCATGAGTTATAAATGGGGGGTTCAAAATTAtctactagttacataattatttTCTTCAAAAGGACAAAAATTCCGAACACTAACAACTGTATTTAATACAAAGATGTCACATTCGAGACGTGAACCCACAACATAGGCTGGCTTAAAGGAAAGCAAGCTGATCGACCGCTCAGGACACGGGGTATTTAGGGGGCCAATTTCTTTTATAAATACATGCACAATAAAATATTTGAGAAAGACGCGAACTAAGGAAACACAATTCAAGGAGCGAAGGAGAAACACAATATAGGTTAAGAAAAACAATCAGATGACCTTTTTTATTCGTTGGTTGTCGTCTTTTTAAATAGCTTATATTATTTATTAGAGTCTATGTGCCTTTTTTACCTCGTTCCGGATACTTAAATTCTTGCGACTGGCTCTACCACAACGTTTTGATTGATACGCCTATCGCTAGGCCGAAAGCCTTTCGGTCACTTACATAGGTATATAAGTATAAAGCTTGACAATTTAAACCAAAAATCTTTTCATTTCACACTATAATTAAAGATGATTGTAACGTATGGTGGCCTGATATATGTAAGTGTTGATTTTTTTTAGCCAAAAAGCAACTCATATGCTCTCATATGATCATATCATATGCCCCATAACTGGTTTAACCAACTGGAACCAATACTCAACAATATTAAACAAAAATAAAACTTCAAACTTACCAAAACTTTAAGCATAAATTTATGATAACTTTATTTTACCTGGGTAGTGAGGAACAGAGATTCTTGGCGGTGTCCGGATAACTAAATCTATTTAGGATATTGCAAATAGATTATAAACGAAACAAAAGGTTGTTAAAAACATTTAGGGAGACTCATGACAACAACCATAATTTTGGTGACATTGATTGAAAAAGTGTAGGGTCTTGTGAATTCAAAGAATGGAGAGAAAAAATGGTTTGCTTAAACACTAGATGAAGTAAATTATATGTTGCTTGAGTAGTGTGGTACAGTCATGTATTTGTTTTTATGTGACCAATCATCCAATTATTTTCATTTGAtattattaattcattaaatatctaTAAGTATTTATTATTGCTTCTTCTAGATATCAAAAAGATAAGGTATGTGAAATATATAACTCTATTTGAGTGATTTGCACATGAAAGATTCTTATTTCAATATTttagtaatttatatatattttttccatttatttattatttttgttttattaTAGAGCATGATCTTTTTGAGACTAGATTTATATTATGGAAACATGGTATTCCTTATTTACATCATAAGATATTTTTAGCATAATCAAATGCAATGCACTTCTAAGCAGAAAATTACAAAGCCAATATGTATACACCATCTTCACTCCAATGTAAGAGTCTttcaaaccaaaaaaaaaaaaaaaaaaaaggaaaaaacctATCAGTAAGACAGCAACATGCATGTCAATCTAAAAAAGTgaactttttaataataaaagaccAATAAACTAATTTAGTGCTGATTCATATCTTGACCTTTATTTTGTAAAAGTTCGGTTCTTGAAACATTCGCCGAAGGGCAAGGGGATATGACACTACTTCAATACACATCATTAATTTGTTTGAAGAGTAGTTCGGGATCACTCATGAAGACTAAACCACTCATGCGTTTATCTCCCACAGTTAAATAACTCGCTTTCAACTGCTGACTTTCCAGAGAAAACCCGACCCAATTTAAAAGCATGAACGGCAAAACTCCACCTCCCCCACTGCATACTAAAATATTGTTTAACTTAGACTAAACATAATCATGAATTAAGTATTGTATAAAAAGTGATGTAAGATTAACAATTTGATGAAACTTCTTAAAATATGTTTATTTACATATTTCgtgatacaaaaataaaaaatggagaaaatgataAATTTAGGGTGTGTTTGATTACCTCTTAGCTTAGTAGTTCAGAGTCAAATGTTAAATCATTAAGCATTCAATGTGCTTGTTTCTAACCTCTAAATGATATATAGTGCTAAATAATTTAGCATCCAGTGTAGAACCATTCATAGTTATAAATTTTAACCATTAAACACGTAATATTCTCTTAACATTATATTAATACACTTATTAaagaaaaataatattttttatttatggCAAATGTTACTCCGTAATAAGATAATTTTACATCATTCTCGTCGTTTATATAAATCCATTATCAAAGATGTTACTCGTATTATAATTCATAATCAACTACATTCAGAACATTTGAATTATTCAGTGATTACTTATTCAATTTTATTTAACGCACTCTTACTTTTAAAAAATATTTGAGaataatatgtattttttttaggTATCAAGCTCTCTAAATTTTTCCCTCTCTCCCTTGGCATAACCCGAGCTCTCCCTTCCCGTTCTCTTTTTCATTTTCCGGCACCACATACACTTTTTCCGGCGATCCTTCTGCCGTTTTGAGGTCTTCATGTACGTTTCTCCTCACCAACCACCGGCATCTCGCCAGTAGTTGATGCCTCTTCGTTTTTCCTTTCCTTCTCCGGCATAATTAATGTTTTTTCTGCCCGGTAGCGACCCACAACCTCCGATCTGGAGTCGTGTGgcgtaatgatacgcatacccgattggcTCGTGTGGCGTAATgccgtattttttattttttatttttccaaAATACACATGCTACAAAATATTACACGCGCCATAACGCATTATGACATTACAAAGTAAACCTACAACTTAGAATCCACTATGTCTTACGCCGTCACTCGCGAATCACGTAACAACTCCTCAAGTCGAGGAATAGGAATGTGGCGCAAGGCTCTGCAAGCCTCCCTGGCAGCTTCGCGCGCCTCGGGAATAAGGCAATCCAGGATAGCTTTAGGAAGAACGGTAGGCACCTGAATATGCTCCTTCACAATGTCCCAAAAGTGGAGGCGCTCAACATCCTGTATGGCTTTCAAAGCATCCTCGTAGCGATCATTCACAGCATCGCTATTTAAAGCATGATCCACTATGCGAGGAAGACATGCCTTTAATACCCCTAACTCATGAACAGCCGACTTCGCCCGCCGCTCTGAATCAGCGCACTGTGCCCTAAGCGCACGAATAGTTACCTCACGACCGCTATTTTGGCGGTTGGCACAATCTAGTAGCGCATGTATCTCCTTGTTGGCCTGTTACGCCTTATCAAGCCTACCGCAAAGGCTCATCACGGTGTCCCTCATTATAGACATTTCGTCGCCAGAAGACCCAATGCTCGGCCCGGGGCTTTGGACACGCTAACCTTTAGCAGAACTCGTCGAATTAGGACACTGTTTTTCGACGGAGGAATCACTATCGACTTGAATGGGGGACGGGTGAGGTTTGTTCACGCCCCCTTTTGCATTAGGGGGTAAAAGTAATAATGATCAGTAACGTCAATGCGTAAGCAAAGTACGTAACAAAAGAAACTCGAAACATACCAGTACGAGCGCGCTTTGACGAGGAGGAAACGGTCGGTCTTTTATGCTTCTTTTGAACAGGTGCGTCACTATGTGATGGAACAAGTTTCCCACGGGGACACCGCTTgggttgaaatgtcccattcatattaattataaacgtttcatattaattgatttcgttgcgaggttttgacctctatatgagacgtttttcaaagactgcattcgtttttaaaacaaaccataacctttattttatcgataaaggtttattaGACATAACAAAGATTATcaagtgatgataatctaaaatacactttttcacacgtccgttacataatggattacaataatattatacaacaatttattttccgaatgcagtttttaaacgatattatacaagcatgctgactccaaatcttgtctttaactagcatgcaacaacgaaagctcttaataatcacctgagaataaacatgcttaaaatatcaacaaaaatgttggtgagttataggtttagcctatatatatacatatatatatatatatatatatatatatatatatatatatatatatatatatatatatatatatatatatatatatatatatatatatatatatatatatatatatatatatatatatatatatcaaattgtaataatagaccacaagattttcatatttataagcagaacctctcgtctgcataaagataaaatcattcatatgaattgaacacctggtaaccgacattaactttaatgcatagaatatccccaaacagaacctctcgtctgtataataataataatctcgaagtactaaagccatccataacctgaatgggggttgttaggcccaatagatctatctttaggattcgcgtcaattaggaacagaacctctcgtctgcctaattcttaggttaccaagctaaaaggggtgatattcggtttaataatccaaccatagaatgtagttttgagtacttgtgtctattttgtaaaacatttaaaaagctgcatgtattctcatcccaaaaatattagatagtaaaaatgggactataactcactttcacagattttcaattcgtcgagatttaaacttggccacgggttgattcacgaacctataacaaatatatatatatatatatatatatatatatatatatatatatatatatatatatatatatatatatatatatatatatatatatatatatatatatatatatatatatatatatatatatcaaaatatgatcgaaatatattcacaacatttttattacatgttaacgttttaagttgttaaatcagcattccaacgttagtagtccacagttagtagttcacagttaatagtacagaaataaatcgatatatattatctcgaatcaatccacgaccccgtgtatacaagtctcagactcgatcacaactcaaggtatatatattattttggaatcaacctcaaccctgtatagctaactcgaacattaccgcatatagagtgtctatggttgttccaaataatatatatagatgacgtcgacatgatatgccaaaacattgtatacgtgtctatggtctatcaagattacataatatatgttagaatacatgtataatacaatataagttagttaagttatggttagtataggtttgttacaaagtttcacgtagctaaaataagcaaaaatatccaattttgttttacccataacttcttcgttttaaatccgttttgagtgaatcaagttgctatggtttcataatgaactgaaatttatgaaactaaacagaaaaagtataagtttatagtcggaaatacaggttacaagtcatttttgtaagaggtagtcatttccgtctaaagaacgacatcatgttgaccattttgaaaagcatacttc
This genomic interval carries:
- the LOC139896093 gene encoding ankyrin repeat-containing protein At5g02620-like, with the translated sequence MDSPAATKKFDRSLSRNKTMEKKDDTCLHIAVRTGDLGVALKILGSYDQEKSIELLLKKNQSGETPLYVAAEYGCVELVKEMIKYYDFEAASIKAKNGFDAFHIAAKQGNLEVLKILMEMHSELSMTFDQANSTALHTASEQGHIEVVNYLLEKNSCMANIARSNLKTPLHSCARKGHLEVVKALLQKVPGIVSRADKKGQTALHMAVKGQNVEVVNALIAADRALINMVDKKDNTALHITTRKGRTHIVCALLNHKDIINKNIINKYGETALDTAEKFARSEIAMILQENGVPKAKSIKNRPPPLTPTARELKQTVSDIKHGVHHQLEHTLRTQKRVKGIGKRINKLQLEGLNNAINSTTVVAVLIATVTFAAIFQLPGQYVDDPKDVPVGFTLGEGNIASKPGFIVFLISDSLALFISLAVVVVQTSIVVVEKRAKKQVMAVINKLMWLASVFVSVAFLALSFIVVGNERWLAVGVTVIGSVTLASTLGTMCYWVIMHRIEANNIKIRRLERSGKSVSGSASPPTDSENDDSNKLYAI